One stretch of Desulfobacterales bacterium DNA includes these proteins:
- a CDS encoding ParA family protein has product MGHIICVASQKGGTGKTTTAINLAASLAIYEKKTLLIDCDPQGSATTGMGIDKKKLRYSLIHGLTGEARPDQIIQAHRELERLHIIPSQFNLHRAATRVHTVASGPDSRQRTLKQLIDDVADRYDYVIMDSPPSLGFLTLSALIACRWLLVPVQFQVYALEGLGQLLRIVQQIRKDKNPDLKISGIVYTMQDEGEDNPSDKGFGIHNFSTIIPQDRIIRDASTMGKPAALCDIQSIGARAYLKLALEIMDVLGPCKKI; this is encoded by the coding sequence ATGGGGCATATCATTTGTGTAGCCAGCCAAAAAGGCGGTACCGGAAAAACCACTACAGCCATTAATCTTGCGGCTTCTCTGGCTATTTATGAAAAAAAGACGCTTCTGATTGATTGTGATCCCCAGGGCAGCGCCACGACAGGTATGGGAATTGATAAGAAAAAATTAAGGTACAGCCTGATTCATGGATTAACCGGGGAGGCGCGCCCCGATCAGATTATACAGGCGCACAGAGAGCTCGAAAGACTTCATATCATTCCCTCTCAGTTTAATCTGCACCGGGCGGCAACCCGTGTTCATACCGTCGCATCAGGGCCTGATTCCAGGCAGAGAACGTTGAAACAATTGATTGACGATGTGGCGGACAGATATGACTATGTGATCATGGATTCACCCCCTTCGCTTGGCTTTTTAACCCTTTCGGCCCTGATTGCCTGCCGGTGGCTGCTGGTCCCTGTTCAATTCCAGGTCTATGCGCTTGAAGGATTGGGGCAATTGCTTCGAATAGTACAACAGATACGGAAAGACAAAAATCCGGATTTGAAAATCAGCGGCATCGTATACACGATGCAGGATGAAGGTGAAGATAATCCATCGGACAAAGGGTTTGGTATCCATAATTTTTCTACCATAATCCCGCAGGACAGGATAATCAGAGATGCATCAACCATGGGTAAGCCGGCCGCCTTATGCGATATTCAATCCATCGGGGCCAGGGCATATCTGAAGCTGGCTTTGGAGATTATGGACGTTTTGGGGCCTTGCAAGAAGATATAG
- a CDS encoding type I DNA topoisomerase, whose translation MNTFLISEINKTFDRLMAKHLYRSRQICTDHKFLPINIPVLAVLFLIVDREDKIKPFAESALKRFDNESLNKELSEIGIEPEGVSDEMIRQLNELNYLSTNDEGRYVALEPAFQIVQTIDSHFSQMPGMSLIAYFIQSIEEVISGRKELDYAIRQVDQSLISRIVPTSSKSGGGGNKVDKMSERKKADLLKLVRQRAAETDQESSEPNIFTWQGFSGDIKITEIFPTTRKPPEQSQIETVDSEDQTVPVERPDNRLPPDHEQMAADGDALHEDPHDTGLVSMPSVDIPEEIVEQKQIPEPSVSKAASSDRIETSSEPEKIESAEYPTQPPGILDKPDEPDKPDKLDKLDKPDKPDKPDKPDKLDKSDKLDKPDDIDFDEDRIEEQIRAFETQLALECPICKTGKIISHTTEKGKTYYACTHPDCKFISWGKPYHFPCPLCRNPFLIEYADSSGKVGLKCPRATCSYRQNTLDAPENILKFSSAVSSGADQSVPESKNGIKRVVRRRVVRRKR comes from the coding sequence ATGAATACGTTTCTTATTTCGGAAATCAACAAAACGTTTGACCGGCTTATGGCCAAACATTTGTATCGCAGCCGTCAAATCTGTACGGACCATAAATTTCTGCCGATAAATATCCCTGTCCTGGCCGTTCTTTTTCTTATCGTCGACCGTGAAGATAAAATAAAGCCTTTTGCGGAATCTGCGCTCAAAAGATTCGACAACGAGTCTCTGAATAAGGAGCTTTCTGAGATTGGTATTGAACCCGAAGGCGTTTCAGACGAAATGATACGGCAGTTGAATGAACTGAATTATCTATCCACAAATGATGAAGGCCGGTATGTTGCTCTGGAACCAGCCTTTCAAATTGTTCAGACGATCGATTCCCACTTTTCACAGATGCCGGGGATGAGCCTGATTGCTTATTTTATTCAGAGCATCGAAGAAGTCATATCCGGAAGAAAAGAACTCGATTATGCCATCCGACAGGTTGATCAGAGCCTGATATCGAGGATAGTGCCCACTTCATCCAAATCCGGGGGGGGCGGGAATAAAGTCGACAAAATGTCCGAACGTAAAAAGGCGGATCTGCTTAAACTGGTTCGGCAAAGAGCTGCTGAAACCGATCAGGAGTCTTCTGAACCTAATATATTTACCTGGCAAGGCTTCAGCGGTGATATAAAAATTACCGAAATTTTTCCGACAACCCGGAAACCTCCCGAACAGAGTCAGATTGAAACCGTTGATTCTGAGGATCAGACCGTGCCAGTTGAGCGTCCGGATAACAGGCTGCCTCCGGATCATGAGCAGATGGCGGCTGACGGGGACGCATTGCATGAGGATCCTCATGACACCGGACTTGTATCAATGCCATCCGTCGATATTCCGGAAGAGATCGTCGAACAGAAGCAAATTCCCGAACCATCCGTATCAAAAGCAGCATCGTCCGACCGAATCGAAACAAGCAGCGAGCCCGAAAAAATTGAATCCGCCGAATATCCGACCCAGCCGCCCGGAATACTCGACAAACCCGATGAACCCGACAAACCCGACAAACTCGACAAACTCGACAAACCCGATAAACCCGATAAACCCGATAAACCCGATAAACTCGACAAATCCGACAAACTCGACAAACCCGATGATATAGATTTTGATGAAGACCGTATCGAAGAGCAGATCAGGGCGTTTGAGACTCAACTGGCATTGGAGTGTCCGATTTGCAAAACCGGTAAAATCATTTCCCATACAACCGAAAAGGGCAAAACATATTACGCCTGCACCCATCCGGACTGCAAATTTATCAGCTGGGGCAAACCCTATCATTTTCCATGCCCGCTGTGCAGGAATCCGTTTCTGATCGAGTATGCGGATTCATCCGGAAAAGTCGGACTGAAATGCCCCAGGGCCACATGCTCATATCGGCAGAATACGTTGGA